A window of the Streptomyces sp. NBC_01351 genome harbors these coding sequences:
- a CDS encoding DUF6257 family protein, producing the protein MAKDPKFTAGETAKLAWYIGRMAKRGIAGETVYQGDLERKVERIIDGAREREERQAADAAEAEKAASKARAKNLKTK; encoded by the coding sequence ATGGCGAAGGACCCCAAGTTCACCGCTGGCGAGACCGCCAAGCTCGCCTGGTACATCGGCCGGATGGCCAAGCGCGGGATCGCCGGCGAGACCGTCTACCAGGGCGACCTGGAGCGCAAGGTCGAGCGGATCATCGACGGCGCCCGCGAGCGTGAAGAGCGCCAGGCCGCCGATGCGGCGGAGGCCGAGAAGGCCGCCAGCAAGGCCCGCGCCAAGAACCTCAAGACCAAGTAG
- a CDS encoding bifunctional DNA primase/polymerase, with protein MTHTTDFPRGPGRLALPPNLQTALWLAEIGLPVVPLRKGKLPFGNCPACAGSACGDRPHMKSAGPCQCPAPCHGWAAATVNPDVFTGPAWATAWRQAVAIAYHPGGAGLTVVDLDNADAVAWARQELPATKTVATTRGEHWIYRGAMQSANKLRPGVDIKSRMSYARWYGIGTGTITALPDVVRALVVREETTRPLREEVDSSSPGRAAWDRSVATGCRHTETFVQTGLARGLAKVAACREQGAGSTAYGVARFLANQHTACPGPCGLETIRRQIIDEAVDVGVPEAYAARAVANGFNAVAVRAS; from the coding sequence ATGACCCACACCACCGACTTCCCGCGAGGCCCCGGCCGCCTGGCCTTACCCCCGAACCTGCAGACCGCGCTCTGGCTCGCCGAGATCGGCCTACCCGTGGTGCCGCTGCGGAAAGGCAAGCTCCCCTTCGGGAACTGCCCGGCCTGCGCGGGCTCGGCCTGCGGGGACCGGCCCCACATGAAGTCCGCTGGCCCCTGCCAGTGCCCCGCCCCGTGCCACGGCTGGGCCGCCGCCACGGTCAACCCCGACGTCTTCACCGGCCCGGCCTGGGCCACCGCCTGGCGCCAGGCGGTGGCCATCGCCTACCACCCCGGCGGGGCCGGACTCACCGTCGTGGACCTCGACAACGCCGACGCGGTCGCGTGGGCCCGCCAGGAGCTCCCCGCGACCAAGACCGTGGCGACCACCCGCGGCGAGCACTGGATCTACCGGGGCGCCATGCAGTCCGCGAACAAGCTGCGGCCCGGCGTAGACATCAAGTCCCGCATGTCCTACGCCCGCTGGTACGGCATCGGCACGGGCACCATCACGGCCCTGCCGGACGTCGTCCGGGCGCTGGTCGTGAGGGAAGAGACCACCCGGCCGCTTCGTGAGGAGGTGGACTCTTCGTCTCCCGGCCGCGCCGCCTGGGACCGGTCGGTGGCCACCGGCTGTCGCCACACCGAAACCTTCGTCCAAACCGGCCTGGCCCGGGGCCTCGCCAAGGTCGCCGCATGCCGCGAGCAGGGCGCGGGCAGCACCGCATACGGCGTCGCCCGCTTCCTCGCCAACCAGCACACCGCGTGCCCCGGACCCTGCGGTCTGGAGACCATCAGGCGCCAGATCATCGACGAGGCCGTCGATGTCGGAGTGCCCGAGGCGTACGCCGCCCGCGCCGTCGCCAATGGTTTCAACGCCGTGGCGGTGAGGGCGTCATGA
- a CDS encoding ATP-binding protein — MTDNVVPLFKEPQSSTDTIPAPAPGPAAPDAVKPVRVWRRTGRGLRTAVTSERSRTAARLVARHGMYVIGGTRITAKRTWDGRTASRYERMIRAAEAGGNFDEAKEWEDRLQRFRAGRHHRRMDLLRSAPDLTKSALYGTGLTVGGLLLLGIVLAIANEDISWVVAPIGAVIEAIRWIVAVATVVWGPALTVGPWLALLALWGVGRRQQTAPQWTLPAQQRDDAGAPITPSIVVTALRDLGIAPLRNAIKDMGDAGAGMLGPIRIAGCGVEVDVTLPSGVSTAEVQGRRRKLAENLARHEHEVFITLPAAARTVRLWIADSGALDEPIGPSPLVTDETMTANYKTGKAPWGQDLRGDAALISLYQRMLLITGLSNQGKTAALRALALWLALDKTVEFRIADLKGVGDWDMFDGLATTLIQGPTDEHVIDATEMLEGGVAEMERRIQAPPGTVFPPLVLVVDEAQVAFMCPAVGDDKRPYGGSKATSRYFMAARKIHNQGRAVDVTLWEGTQDPTDQNLPKLVREGAHTRVSLALGTESQARMALGDKAVDGGAAPHLLRQGLDKGTVVVASDGIAIPAGQASITVRTHYIDTDTAKLIAERAKALRDGVTTAHTIDHGPAADPLADILSVLGTEPRVLTQDVLKRLAALNKDAYGGWSFLDLKRVLDGTGAEPYKSDGRMVIGRERLARVLASRPDNGSASAAE, encoded by the coding sequence ATGACCGACAACGTCGTCCCCCTGTTCAAAGAGCCCCAGAGCTCCACCGACACGATCCCCGCGCCCGCCCCCGGACCGGCCGCGCCCGACGCTGTGAAGCCGGTCCGGGTGTGGCGCCGGACCGGGCGAGGCCTGCGAACGGCGGTCACCAGCGAGCGGTCCCGTACGGCGGCGCGGCTGGTGGCCCGCCACGGCATGTACGTCATCGGCGGCACGAGGATCACCGCGAAGCGGACGTGGGACGGGCGGACCGCGTCCCGGTACGAGCGGATGATCCGCGCCGCCGAAGCGGGCGGGAACTTCGACGAGGCCAAGGAGTGGGAGGACCGGCTCCAGCGCTTCCGCGCCGGCCGCCACCACCGCCGCATGGACCTGCTCCGGTCCGCCCCCGACCTCACCAAAAGCGCCCTCTACGGGACCGGCCTCACGGTCGGTGGCCTACTGCTGCTCGGGATCGTGCTGGCCATAGCGAACGAGGACATCTCGTGGGTGGTCGCCCCGATCGGAGCGGTAATCGAGGCGATCCGCTGGATCGTCGCCGTGGCGACCGTCGTATGGGGACCGGCACTGACGGTCGGGCCGTGGCTGGCGTTACTGGCCCTGTGGGGAGTCGGCCGGCGCCAGCAGACCGCGCCGCAGTGGACGCTCCCCGCCCAGCAGCGCGACGACGCCGGAGCACCCATCACCCCCTCGATCGTGGTCACGGCCCTGCGGGACCTCGGTATCGCGCCGCTGCGCAACGCCATCAAGGACATGGGGGACGCCGGCGCCGGAATGCTCGGCCCGATCCGCATCGCCGGATGCGGCGTCGAGGTCGACGTCACCCTCCCCTCCGGGGTCTCCACCGCCGAGGTGCAGGGACGCCGCAGGAAGCTCGCCGAGAACCTCGCCCGCCACGAGCACGAGGTGTTCATCACGCTGCCCGCGGCTGCCCGCACGGTGCGGCTGTGGATCGCCGACTCCGGCGCACTCGACGAGCCGATCGGCCCGTCCCCGCTGGTCACCGACGAGACCATGACCGCCAACTACAAGACTGGCAAGGCCCCCTGGGGCCAGGACCTGCGCGGCGACGCAGCACTGATCAGCCTGTATCAGCGCATGCTGCTGATCACCGGCCTGTCCAACCAGGGCAAGACCGCCGCCCTCCGCGCGCTCGCCCTGTGGCTCGCCCTCGACAAGACGGTCGAGTTCCGCATCGCCGACCTCAAGGGCGTGGGCGACTGGGACATGTTCGACGGCCTGGCCACCACCCTGATCCAGGGCCCGACCGACGAGCACGTCATCGACGCCACGGAGATGCTTGAGGGCGGGGTCGCGGAGATGGAGCGCCGTATCCAGGCACCTCCCGGCACGGTGTTCCCGCCGCTGGTCCTTGTCGTGGATGAGGCGCAGGTGGCGTTCATGTGCCCCGCCGTCGGCGACGACAAGCGGCCCTACGGCGGCTCCAAGGCCACGTCCCGGTACTTCATGGCCGCACGGAAGATCCACAACCAGGGTCGGGCCGTGGACGTGACCCTCTGGGAGGGCACGCAGGACCCCACCGACCAGAACCTTCCCAAGCTCGTCCGCGAAGGCGCCCACACCCGCGTCTCTCTTGCCCTGGGTACCGAGTCGCAGGCCCGCATGGCCCTGGGTGACAAGGCCGTCGACGGCGGCGCCGCTCCGCACCTGCTCCGCCAGGGCCTCGACAAGGGGACCGTGGTCGTCGCGTCCGACGGCATCGCCATCCCGGCCGGGCAGGCATCCATCACCGTCCGCACTCACTACATCGACACCGACACCGCCAAGCTGATCGCCGAGCGGGCCAAGGCCCTCCGCGACGGCGTCACCACCGCCCACACCATCGACCACGGGCCGGCGGCCGACCCGCTCGCGGACATCCTGTCCGTGCTCGGCACCGAGCCGCGCGTCCTCACCCAAGACGTCCTCAAGCGGCTCGCCGCGCTGAACAAGGACGCCTACGGCGGCTGGTCGTTCCTCGACCTCAAGCGGGTCCTCGACGGCACCGGAGCCGAGCCCTACAAGTCCGACGGCCGCATGGTCATCGGCCGCGAGCGCCTCGCCCGCGTCCTCGCCAGCCGCCCGGACAACGGTTCCGCTTCCGCCGCCGAGTAG
- a CDS encoding DNA primase family protein — protein sequence MSDVEELPAPSHPMAVARRVLPDWQDEQQRLLYRRWRGSWMQWTGTCWRELDEQQIRAALYTRLEHATYTAGLDKDGNPEIRDWAPTRTKISNLLDALGAITLLPNDVDAPSWVDREEQDASVIVACRNGLLRIRDRELLTHGPGFFNIVSIPFDYDPAATAPNWKSFLHKLWPDDPASVATLQEWFGYVLSGRTDQQKILLLKGPSRSGKGTIARVMRKMVGENNLAGPALSALGTNFGLASLIGKPLAVISDARLSGNDSGVVERLLTISGEDTIDIDRKYRDAWTGKLPTRLMVLTNELPNFGDASGVIARRFIVLNMTLSWLGKEDTELDGKLAAEMPGILNWALEGLARLEHTGRITQPESSQESITIMQDTASPTSAFVRERCTTGRDCTIPVDTLWAVWREWAEDNGVRAIGTKQLFGRNLQSVVPQLHRARPRDAYGRQVPTYTGITLTQSDPHR from the coding sequence ATGAGCGACGTGGAGGAGCTTCCGGCTCCCTCCCACCCGATGGCCGTGGCCCGCCGGGTCCTGCCCGACTGGCAGGACGAGCAGCAGCGGCTGCTGTACCGACGGTGGCGCGGATCCTGGATGCAGTGGACCGGCACGTGTTGGCGGGAGCTGGACGAGCAGCAGATCCGAGCCGCCCTCTACACGCGGCTGGAGCACGCCACCTACACCGCTGGCCTCGACAAGGATGGCAACCCCGAGATCCGGGACTGGGCCCCCACCCGAACGAAGATCAGCAACCTACTCGATGCCCTCGGAGCGATCACGCTGCTGCCGAACGACGTAGACGCCCCGTCCTGGGTCGACCGCGAAGAGCAGGACGCCAGCGTCATCGTCGCCTGCCGCAACGGGCTGCTGCGCATCCGGGACCGAGAGCTCCTCACGCACGGGCCCGGGTTCTTCAACATCGTGTCCATCCCCTTCGACTACGACCCCGCAGCCACTGCGCCGAACTGGAAGTCGTTCCTCCACAAGCTGTGGCCCGACGACCCCGCGTCCGTCGCGACCTTGCAGGAATGGTTCGGCTACGTCCTGTCCGGCCGGACTGACCAGCAGAAGATCCTGCTCCTGAAGGGGCCGAGCCGTTCCGGGAAGGGCACCATCGCCCGGGTCATGCGAAAGATGGTCGGCGAGAACAACCTCGCCGGGCCGGCGCTCTCGGCCCTGGGCACGAACTTCGGGCTCGCCTCTCTGATCGGCAAGCCGCTCGCCGTCATCTCCGACGCGCGTCTGTCGGGCAACGACAGCGGCGTGGTCGAGCGGCTGCTGACAATCTCCGGCGAAGACACCATCGACATCGACCGCAAGTACCGCGATGCATGGACCGGCAAGCTCCCCACTCGGCTCATGGTCCTCACCAACGAACTGCCCAACTTCGGAGACGCTTCCGGAGTCATCGCCCGCCGGTTCATCGTGCTGAACATGACGCTCTCGTGGCTCGGCAAGGAGGACACCGAACTCGACGGCAAGCTGGCCGCCGAGATGCCCGGGATCCTCAACTGGGCCCTGGAAGGCCTGGCACGTCTGGAGCACACCGGCCGGATCACGCAGCCGGAATCCTCCCAGGAATCCATCACGATCATGCAGGACACCGCGTCGCCCACCAGCGCATTCGTCCGCGAACGTTGCACCACGGGCCGAGACTGCACGATCCCCGTGGACACCCTCTGGGCGGTCTGGCGCGAATGGGCCGAGGACAACGGCGTCCGGGCCATCGGAACCAAGCAGCTCTTCGGCCGCAACCTCCAGTCCGTGGTCCCCCAGCTCCATCGGGCCCGCCCGCGCGACGCCTACGGCCGCCAGGTCCCCACGTACACCGGAATCACCCTCACCCAGTCCGACCCGCATCGCTGA
- a CDS encoding DUF6284 family protein, whose translation MEFIAALQNRVTPWSDGLEPTDAELDAIEQELPLILAEVELLDAQIMTTDRMPSEVDERRIRRARRRLLAARRDLAAKASVAGVGA comes from the coding sequence GTGGAGTTCATCGCTGCACTTCAGAACCGTGTTACCCCGTGGTCCGACGGCCTTGAGCCGACGGACGCGGAGCTGGACGCGATCGAGCAGGAGCTGCCGCTGATCCTGGCGGAGGTCGAGTTGCTCGACGCGCAGATCATGACGACTGACCGCATGCCGTCTGAGGTGGACGAGCGGCGGATCCGCCGGGCCCGCCGGCGCCTGCTCGCTGCCCGCCGCGACCTCGCCGCCAAGGCCTCCGTGGCGGGGGTCGGCGCATGA
- a CDS encoding DUF2637 domain-containing protein encodes MNRKAKRLLVVALVVVVGMAFRVSWNALRDVARAIGADGTAATLYPFVVDGLMALALVAALVLTGDARKFALRVLAAYTLASLVLNYIHGLLPELHSESIGWTRLASGDWTNWALVLLATSLPVGSIYFGSDLVAKVLHHQPPIEQDKQESTHTPAYRSTPEQDEPPAEQPAPGQEVDSSPTAPVEPIEARPQLAVAAEVTRPRRATGRVPAAARSTRPTRTEVELLAEARSLTESWPIEKLTGEGIRKALRTSPAKARIVRETLKAERERDTAATVTG; translated from the coding sequence GTGAACCGCAAGGCCAAGAGGCTCCTCGTGGTCGCTCTGGTGGTCGTGGTCGGCATGGCGTTCCGCGTGTCGTGGAACGCGCTGCGGGACGTGGCTCGGGCGATCGGCGCGGACGGAACGGCGGCGACGCTGTACCCGTTCGTGGTCGACGGCCTGATGGCCCTCGCCCTCGTCGCCGCTCTCGTCCTGACCGGCGATGCCCGCAAGTTCGCGCTACGAGTCCTCGCCGCGTACACGCTCGCTTCGCTGGTCCTGAACTACATCCATGGACTGCTGCCGGAGCTGCACAGCGAGTCGATCGGCTGGACTCGACTGGCCTCGGGCGACTGGACGAACTGGGCGCTGGTGCTGCTGGCGACATCGCTTCCGGTCGGGTCGATCTACTTCGGCTCCGACCTCGTCGCCAAGGTCCTCCACCACCAGCCACCCATCGAGCAGGACAAGCAAGAATCCACCCACACCCCCGCATATCGGTCCACCCCTGAGCAGGACGAACCTCCCGCCGAGCAGCCCGCGCCGGGGCAGGAGGTGGACTCTTCCCCCACCGCCCCGGTCGAGCCGATCGAGGCCCGTCCGCAGCTCGCGGTGGCGGCCGAGGTGACGCGTCCTCGTCGGGCGACCGGTCGAGTCCCCGCGGCGGCCCGATCGACCCGACCGACCCGCACGGAAGTCGAGCTGCTCGCCGAGGCACGCAGCCTGACCGAGTCCTGGCCGATCGAGAAGCTGACCGGCGAGGGAATCCGCAAGGCCCTGCGTACCTCGCCGGCGAAGGCCCGGATCGTGCGGGAGACGTTGAAGGCGGAACGTGAGCGGGACACCGCGGCGACGGTGACCGGATGA
- a CDS encoding helix-turn-helix transcriptional regulator codes for MARPQMLRLPEVLDEIGMSRAAFYRMRARGQAPRLQKLPNGQIRVRRADLDSWWETCASAV; via the coding sequence ATGGCACGCCCTCAGATGCTCCGACTCCCCGAGGTGCTGGATGAGATCGGGATGAGCCGAGCCGCCTTCTACCGGATGCGCGCCCGGGGCCAGGCCCCGCGGCTGCAGAAACTGCCCAACGGACAGATCCGCGTTCGGCGCGCGGACCTCGATTCCTGGTGGGAGACCTGCGCCAGCGCCGTCTAA
- a CDS encoding cysteine dioxygenase family protein translates to MTTTTPARTTTRMAALVSEIRTVVERGLAPDLTAYLVGERVAPHLGAADLLTPAQCEGDSKRYRQHILHAESDGSFSVVALVWLPGQETCIHDHVSWCVAGVHQGEESERRFRLAPGVGPARLVATEDVVNTQGEVCGFAPPGDIHKVRNSCRTKAISLHVYGADVSRLGTSIRRVYTLPVD, encoded by the coding sequence ATGACCACCACCACGCCGGCCCGTACCACCACGAGGATGGCCGCCCTCGTCAGTGAGATCCGCACGGTCGTGGAGCGGGGGCTGGCCCCGGACCTGACCGCGTACCTGGTCGGCGAACGGGTCGCCCCGCATCTGGGCGCCGCCGACCTCCTGACGCCCGCGCAGTGCGAAGGCGACTCGAAGCGGTACCGGCAGCACATCCTGCACGCCGAGTCCGACGGCAGCTTCTCGGTGGTGGCGCTGGTGTGGCTGCCCGGCCAGGAGACGTGCATCCACGACCACGTGTCGTGGTGCGTGGCCGGGGTGCACCAGGGCGAGGAGAGCGAGCGCCGCTTCCGCCTGGCGCCCGGTGTCGGTCCGGCCCGGCTGGTGGCCACCGAGGACGTGGTCAACACCCAGGGCGAGGTCTGCGGTTTCGCCCCGCCCGGAGACATCCACAAGGTGCGCAACTCCTGTCGCACGAAGGCGATATCCCTGCACGTGTACGGAGCCGACGTGTCCCGGCTGGGTACCAGCATCCGCCGCGTCTACACGCTGCCGGTCGACTGA
- a CDS encoding trypsin-like serine peptidase, giving the protein MNRHRKALSVLLSTGALVAGVLTAATPSTAADTPTSFRQQHTQGFWTAERMRAAAPLDVTATPGTHRTPVATSAAPTNIAPTAASVSPTAFPQAGGAWTGGGAVVKTSGRVFFTMGGRTASCSGDSVTSANGSTVITAGHCVKYQGAWHTNWTFVPAYNNGNAPYGQWSATKTFATDQWAASEDMNMDVGLAVVAPLNGQTLSQVVGAQGILFNGGYNKRMYAFGFPAAAPYDGTKLVYCSGNSGKDFLLTRDHSLACNMTGGSSGGPWFQDFNETTGLGTQVSVNSFGYTFLPNRMYGPYFGNEAKAAYDKAQTA; this is encoded by the coding sequence GTGAATCGTCATCGAAAGGCCTTGTCCGTCCTGCTCTCGACGGGCGCCCTGGTCGCGGGCGTCCTGACGGCGGCCACCCCCTCGACCGCGGCGGACACCCCCACGTCCTTCCGGCAACAGCACACCCAGGGCTTCTGGACCGCCGAGCGGATGCGCGCCGCGGCCCCGCTCGACGTCACGGCGACCCCCGGCACGCACCGCACCCCGGTCGCCACTTCCGCCGCCCCGACGAACATCGCCCCGACGGCCGCCTCCGTCTCTCCCACGGCCTTCCCGCAGGCGGGCGGGGCCTGGACGGGCGGCGGAGCGGTCGTGAAGACCTCCGGCCGGGTCTTCTTCACCATGGGAGGCCGGACCGCCTCCTGCTCCGGTGACTCGGTCACCAGCGCCAACGGCAGCACGGTCATCACGGCCGGCCACTGCGTGAAGTACCAGGGGGCCTGGCACACGAACTGGACGTTCGTCCCCGCGTACAACAACGGCAACGCGCCCTACGGCCAGTGGTCGGCCACCAAGACCTTCGCCACCGACCAATGGGCCGCGAGCGAAGACATGAACATGGACGTCGGCCTCGCGGTCGTCGCCCCCCTGAACGGCCAGACCCTCAGCCAGGTCGTCGGCGCCCAGGGCATCCTCTTCAACGGCGGCTACAACAAGCGGATGTACGCCTTCGGCTTCCCCGCCGCCGCCCCGTACGACGGCACGAAGCTGGTCTACTGCAGCGGCAACAGCGGCAAGGACTTCCTGCTCACCAGGGACCACAGCCTGGCCTGCAACATGACCGGCGGCTCCAGCGGCGGCCCCTGGTTCCAGGACTTCAACGAGACCACGGGCCTGGGCACCCAGGTCTCGGTGAACAGCTTCGGCTACACCTTCCTGCCGAACCGCATGTACGGCCCGTACTTCGGCAACGAGGCAAAGGCGGCCTACGACAAGGCCCAGACCGCCTGA
- a CDS encoding YeiH family protein, whose amino-acid sequence MALLHRPQGVAVRHVSRETSTSWPGLAMAAGGALAAWCVHRLVPAVPLLTASVVLGIAVAHLPGLRTFARGTARPGLSLAGRRLMRIGIVLLGLGLGLDQVARLGWGTVAMVAGVVAATFFGTLWLGRRLGLPGDQPLLIATGYSICGASAIGAVSEVSGSDEEDVAASVALVTLCGTLAIAVLPLLQGPLALSDPAFGRWVGASVHDVGQVVATAQTAGPGALGDAVLVKLMRVALLAPLVAAVAFSVRARRRGVRTASGRRPAPVPLFVAGFLAAAALRATGAVPDVALDWAHTAQEALLAAALFGLGSAVHLPTLARTGGRAAVLGLGAWVVVAGVSYAGVLLTM is encoded by the coding sequence ATGGCCCTCCTCCACCGCCCCCAGGGCGTGGCGGTCCGGCATGTTTCACGTGAAACATCCACCTCCTGGCCCGGGTTGGCGATGGCCGCGGGCGGGGCACTGGCGGCCTGGTGCGTCCACCGTCTCGTGCCGGCCGTCCCCCTGCTGACCGCCTCGGTCGTGCTCGGCATCGCGGTGGCGCATCTCCCCGGCCTACGGACCTTCGCGCGCGGGACCGCCCGCCCCGGTCTCTCCCTGGCCGGCCGGCGGCTGATGCGGATCGGCATCGTCCTGCTGGGGCTCGGTCTGGGACTGGACCAGGTCGCGCGACTGGGCTGGGGGACCGTGGCCATGGTGGCAGGGGTTGTCGCGGCGACCTTCTTCGGCACCCTCTGGCTCGGTCGCCGCCTCGGACTCCCCGGTGACCAGCCGCTGTTGATCGCCACCGGATACTCGATCTGCGGGGCCTCGGCGATCGGCGCGGTGAGCGAGGTGTCGGGCAGCGATGAAGAGGACGTGGCCGCCTCGGTGGCACTGGTCACCCTGTGCGGAACCCTCGCGATAGCGGTCCTCCCCCTCCTCCAGGGCCCGCTGGCGCTCTCCGACCCCGCCTTCGGGCGATGGGTGGGCGCGAGCGTCCACGACGTCGGCCAGGTGGTGGCCACCGCGCAGACAGCGGGCCCGGGCGCGCTCGGCGATGCCGTGCTGGTGAAGCTGATGCGGGTGGCGCTGCTCGCCCCGCTCGTGGCGGCCGTGGCCTTCTCCGTACGGGCCCGGCGGCGAGGGGTGCGGACCGCCTCGGGGCGTCGGCCGGCCCCGGTACCGCTGTTCGTGGCCGGATTCCTGGCGGCGGCCGCGCTGCGGGCGACCGGCGCGGTGCCCGACGTAGCGCTGGACTGGGCCCACACCGCGCAGGAGGCATTGCTCGCGGCGGCCCTGTTCGGCCTGGGGAGCGCGGTGCACCTGCCGACGCTGGCCCGGACCGGAGGGCGGGCCGCGGTGCTGGGGCTCGGGGCGTGGGTGGTGGTCGCGGGGGTCTCGTACGCGGGCGTGCTGCTCACGATGTGA
- a CDS encoding DUF6251 family protein, whose protein sequence is MNHLPEPARVVRLPDGTHVYADQMPATYAGPQVVHQHIHQAAPDRTVQRLALGSGVGAGAVAAGVYFGPLLIAALTAIAANFAFLAFLALMLGWGVHTVVKSVGSPEGAAAVKNVRKARRRRG, encoded by the coding sequence GTGAACCACCTGCCCGAACCCGCCCGCGTCGTCCGGCTCCCGGACGGTACCCACGTCTACGCCGACCAGATGCCCGCCACCTACGCCGGCCCGCAGGTCGTGCACCAGCACATCCACCAGGCGGCCCCGGACCGGACCGTTCAGCGCCTGGCGCTCGGTTCCGGGGTCGGCGCCGGAGCGGTCGCGGCTGGCGTCTACTTCGGCCCGCTCCTGATCGCCGCCCTGACCGCGATCGCCGCGAACTTCGCGTTCCTGGCCTTCCTCGCGCTGATGCTCGGCTGGGGCGTCCACACCGTCGTGAAGTCGGTCGGTAGCCCTGAGGGCGCGGCGGCCGTGAAGAACGTGCGCAAGGCCCGTCGGCGCCGCGGCTGA
- a CDS encoding tyrosine-type recombinase/integrase, translating to MQTYDVRVWNIRRRASKSAPFQLRWTVDGKVHQEPFLTKTLADARRAQLVTAAGRGESFDTETGLPVSELRQLNRTSWYTHARDHVAMKWPQAAAKHRASIAESLSIATMTLCPNSKGRPDEELLRRALYQWAFNAGRHGQNPPDEEARALAWVEKNSPAMVDLDSAGKMRTVLDGLARRKDGKSAAPNTIRRRRAVLSNCLRLAVEKELLPSNPLHRVHWETPKAVEELDERSVATPAQARLLLDGVRGQGARGKHLVAFFGCMYYAAMRPEEVSVLSLDQCILPESGWGRVDLSGARPQVGSGWTDDGMPYEERGLKHRARRTVRRVPIPPALVVLLREHIDQFGAGADGRLFQAVRGGPIRSQEYGAVWKEARRRALTPAQAASPLAFIPYDLRHACVSFWLRSGVSLAETARRAGQSIAVLQRYYAKVLDGEEERMNELIDQGFADQAKGDQPTL from the coding sequence ATGCAGACCTACGACGTGCGCGTCTGGAACATCCGACGCCGCGCCAGCAAGAGCGCGCCCTTTCAGCTTCGTTGGACCGTGGACGGCAAGGTCCACCAGGAGCCGTTCCTGACCAAAACGCTTGCGGACGCCCGCAGGGCTCAGCTCGTGACGGCCGCCGGTCGTGGCGAATCCTTCGACACGGAGACCGGGCTTCCGGTCTCCGAGCTTCGCCAGCTCAACCGCACTTCCTGGTACACCCATGCTCGGGATCACGTCGCGATGAAGTGGCCGCAGGCTGCTGCGAAGCATCGCGCGAGCATTGCCGAGAGCCTGAGCATCGCCACGATGACGCTCTGCCCGAACAGCAAGGGACGGCCGGACGAGGAGCTGCTGCGGCGTGCGCTCTACCAGTGGGCGTTCAACGCTGGCCGGCACGGGCAAAACCCGCCGGACGAAGAGGCTCGGGCACTGGCCTGGGTCGAGAAGAACTCTCCCGCGATGGTGGACCTCGACAGCGCGGGCAAGATGCGCACGGTTCTGGATGGCCTGGCGAGGCGGAAGGACGGGAAGTCGGCAGCGCCGAACACCATCCGGCGTCGCCGAGCCGTGCTGAGCAACTGTCTCCGCCTGGCGGTCGAGAAGGAGCTGCTCCCCAGCAATCCTCTGCACCGCGTGCACTGGGAGACACCGAAGGCCGTCGAGGAGCTGGACGAGCGAAGCGTCGCCACTCCGGCACAGGCCAGGCTGCTGCTGGACGGCGTGCGCGGGCAGGGGGCCCGGGGCAAGCACCTGGTGGCGTTCTTCGGGTGCATGTACTACGCGGCCATGCGCCCCGAAGAGGTCTCCGTGCTCAGCCTGGATCAGTGCATCCTCCCCGAGAGCGGATGGGGGCGGGTGGACCTCTCCGGGGCGCGTCCACAGGTCGGTTCCGGGTGGACGGATGACGGGATGCCATACGAGGAACGTGGGCTCAAGCACCGTGCCCGGCGGACCGTGCGTCGTGTGCCGATCCCGCCCGCGCTGGTCGTCCTGCTGCGCGAGCACATCGACCAGTTCGGTGCTGGCGCCGACGGCCGGCTATTCCAGGCTGTCCGTGGAGGCCCGATCCGGTCCCAGGAGTACGGGGCGGTGTGGAAAGAGGCTCGACGCCGGGCCCTCACGCCGGCGCAGGCGGCATCCCCGCTCGCGTTCATTCCGTACGACCTGCGACACGCCTGCGTGTCCTTCTGGCTGCGGTCCGGGGTCAGCCTGGCCGAGACGGCCCGCAGGGCGGGGCAGAGCATCGCAGTGCTTCAGCGCTACTACGCCAAGGTGCTGGACGGCGAGGAGGAGCGCATGAACGAGTTGATCGACCAGGGGTTCGCGGACCAGGCGAAGGGCGATCAGCCGACGCTCTGA